CTTCTCGCGCTTGACGAAGTGCCAGACGTCCGGCGGCAGGTCGCGCCATTCCCAAAAGATCTTCCACTCGTCGAGCATGGCACAGAGCTCGTCGACGGGGCCGCTGAGGAAGGCCTGCTCCTCGTCGGTCAGCCTCGCCTGCGGCACCTTCAGCAGCTTCGACCAATCAGGATTGCCGGTGAAGAGATCGGCATCCCACCAGACGTCACCGGCCTCCAGCGCCTCGCGCTCGGTGCCGGACATCGCCGGCAGCACGCCGCGCGCCCAGGAGAAGATCGGCTTTGTAATTCTGTCGCGGCGGAAGCTCATGGCTGACCTCATGCATCGGCGCGGGTGTCGGGTATTTTAGCGGAAAGTGGCTGGCGGAGGTGAACACTTCGCGAGCAAAAACGAAGCGAATTGACGCGACCGGGCGACCGCCCCGGGGACCATAACGGCCGGGGCATGCGGGCAGTTCCGGGAGGAGAAAGGGCTGGATGCCGCGCCGTCATCGGGGCGAGGCGCAAGCGTCGAGCCCGGAATCCATAACCACGATCGGGAGTATGGATTCTCAGATGCGCAATTGCGCATCATAGCTCGCGCCTGACGGCGCGCCCCGGAATGACGTGTGGAGAGAGAGGCGTTGGCCTAATCCGGCCGCACCATCTCGAACATGTTTTCCGGCTTGATCTCGAAATAGTCGCCGCGGCGGCCGGCGCGGACGATGGGGCGGGCGGCGGCGGTCTGATAGACGCCGTCCTTGATCATGGCCTTGTCGATATGGACGGCGACCACCTCGCCCAGCGTCAGCCAGGCGTCGGCCTCCTTGCCGTCGGCGCCCTTGAGGCGGACGATATCGGACACCTTGCACTCGAAGGCGACCGGGCTCTCAGCCACGCGCGGCACGTTGACGAGCTTGCCGGGCGCGGCGGTGAGGCCCGCGACCTCGAACTCGTCGACCTCGGGGGCGACATGCGCCGCGGTTGCGTTCATGTGCTTTGCCAGATCCATCGTGGCGAGATTCCAGACGAACTCGCCGGTCTGCTGGATGTTCTCGACCGTGTCCTTCCAGTTGGTGGAGGAGAAGCCGATGATCGGCGGCACGTAACAGAACGCGTTGAAGAAGCTGTAGGGCGCGAGGTTGACGTGGCCCCTCGCATCGCGCGAGGAGATCCAGCCGATCGGCCGCGGCGCGATGATGGCGTTGAAGGGATCGTGCTTGAGGCCGTGGCCCTTGGAGGGCTCGTAGAAATACAGGTCTTTGTCGGTCACGCTGGTTTTCCCTGATCGTCATTGCGAGCGCAGCGAAGCAATCCAGAATCCCTCGCGGAGACGGTCTGGATTGCTTCGCTGCGCTCGCAATGACGGAGTTTTGTTGATCCGTCCTGCGCCGCCACCAGCCGATCAATGCGGGGCGACAAGGCCTAATTATAGGAGGAAACTCCCCGCCCGTCAGTGGCGCGGAGACAGACCCGCGATGACGAAATCGATCATCTGGTCGATGGTCGGGCCCGGCTTGGTGGCGCACTGGGCGATCATCTGGGGATGGAAGAAGCGTATCATCGCGGTGCAGGCGCACAGCGAGGCCAGTTGCAGGTCGGGCGCCTCGAACTCGCCCGAGGCCACCCCTTGCGCGATCATTTGGCCGATCACGCCCGCAATGCACTCCATATGGGCGACGCAGACGTCCCAGTCCTCCTCCATCGCGATCGCGACCATCTCATGCAGCTTGTTATCGCCGACATAGCGTTCGGTATTCATGCGGTGGATGGTGGTGAGGAGCTCGCGGAAGCGTGGGAGTACCGGGCCGGGCCGGGCCACGATCCGCTGCGCCTCGAGCTCCACCTCGCCCATCAGGCCCCGCGCCACCGCCTGATGGATCGCTTTCTTCGATTCGAAGAAGCGATACACGTTGGCGGGGCTCATCCTGAGCTCCTTGGCGATGTCCCCGACCGTGGTCTTCTGGTAGCCGATCACGCGGAACAGCCGCTCGGCCACCTCGAGGATACGATCCCGGGTGTCGACTTCGATATGTTCCGAAATAAGGGCCATCAGTCAGGACTCGTTGGTCAGCAGTCTTCTCATCTATTCAGCCGCTTCGGCAAGCGGAATTGCGTGCTGGTCATCGCTCCCATGCTGCGGCGCGGCAGGCTGCTCGGGCGTGCCCGCCTCATCCAGGCTCTTGCGGAACCAGAGGGCATAGAGGCCCGGCAGGTACAGCAGCGTCAGGAAGGTCGCGACAAACAGGCCGCCCATGATGGTGATCGCCATCGGGCCCCAGAAGGCCGACCGCGATAGCGGGATCATGGCGAGGATGGCGGCCAGCGCCGTCAGCACCACGGGACGGGCGCGGCGGACGGTGGCCTCCACGATCGCCTCGCGCCGGGTCAGTCCGTGGGAGACGTCGGTCTCGATCTGGTCGACCAGGATGACGGTGTTGCGCATGATCATGCCGGCGAGCGCGATCAGGCCGAGCAGCGCCACGAAACCGAACGGGGCGTTGGCGACGTTGAGGCCGAGCGAGGCGCCGACGATGCCGAGCGGCGCGGTCAGGAACACCAGGATCAGGCGCGAGAAGCTCTGCAGCTGGATCATCAGCAGGGTCAGCATCACCATGACCATCACCGGGAAGAGGATGAAGATCGAGGCGTTGCCCTTGGCGGATTCCTCGAACGCGCCACCCGGCTCGATCCGGTAGGCCGGCTCGAGGTTGTCCTTGATCGCCTTCAGCTTCGGCGTGATCTGGCCCGTGACGTCAGGCGCCTGCACGCCGTCGACGACGTCGGAGCGCACGGTGATCGCCATGTCGCGGTTGCGCCGCCACATGATCGGCTCCTCATGGGCATATTCGATCTTGGCGATCTGCTGCAGCGGCACGGCGACGCCGTTGCGCGAGGTGACGGTGAGGTCGCCGACGCCGCCGAGGTCGAGGCGTTCGGACGGGATCGCGCGGGCGACCACGCCGACCTTCTCGATGCCGTCGCGCACGGTCGTGACCTGTGCGCCCGAGATCAGCATCGCCAGCGCCTGCGAGACGTCCTGCGGGGTCAGACCCATGGCGCGGGCACGGTCCTGGTCGACGACCAGCTTGAGGTAAGGCGACTGCTCGTTCCAGTCGAGCTGGACGTCCTTGACGCTCTTGTTCTGCCGCATGACGTCGCGGACCTGGTAGGCGATCTCGCGCACCTTGTTGGCGTCCGGGCCGATCACGCGGAACTGCACGGGGAAGCCGACGGGGGGGCCGAAATTGAAGCGGTCGACGCGCACACGGGCCTCGGTCAGCATGCCTTCCGCGGCTGCGTTCTCGATCTTGGCCTTGACGCGCTCGCGCGCCTCAACGCCCTTGGCGACGATGACGATTTCGGCAAAGGCCTCGTTCGGAAGCTGCGGATTGAGGCCGAGCCAGAAGCGCGGCGAACCCTGGCCGACATAGGACGTATAGGTCTCGATGTCCTTGTCGTCCTTCAGCAGGGTCTCGGCCTTCTTCACCGCCTTTTCAGTGACGTTGAAGGCGGTCCCCTCGGGCAGGCGCAACTGAAGGAACAGCTCGGGCCGCTCCGAGAGCGGGAAGAACTGCTGCTGGACGTGACCGAAGCCGACGATCGAGGCGACGAAGACGCCGACGGTCGCGACCACCACCGTGATGCGGTGGTTGACGCACCACTGCACGATGGCGCGCAGGCCCCGGTACATGCGGGTCTCGTAGACTGCATGCGGATCGTGGTTGTGGTGCGCCTTCATCTCGGGCAGCAGCTTGACGCCGATATAGGGCGTGAAGATCACCGCCACGAACCAGGAGGCGACCAGCGCGATCGCCACGATCCAGAAGATGCTGCCGGCATATTCGCCGACCGCGGAATTGGCAAAGCCGATGGGGAGGAAGCCAGCGGCCGTGACCAGCGTTCCCGTGAGCATCGGAAACGCAGTTGATTCCCAGGCAAAGGACGCCGCACGCATGCGATCCCAGCCCTGCTCCATCTTCACCACCATCATCTCGACCGCGATGATGGCATCGTCGACGAGCAGGCCGAGCGCGATGATCAGCGCCCCCAGCGTGATGCGGTGCAGGTCGAGCGACATCATGTTCATGACAACGAAGACGATGCCGAGCACCAACGGCACCGACAACGCGACCACGATGCCGGTGCGCCAGCCGAGCGCCAGGAACGAGACGAACAGCACGATGACGAGCGCTTCCATGAAGGAATGCACGAACTCGCCCACGGCGTGCTCGACCACCTTGGGTTGGTCGGCGATGAGCTTGACGTCGACGCCCTGCGGCACCGCCTTCATGAATTCGCTCGTCGCCTTCTCGACCTCCTTGCCGAGATCGAGGATGTTGGCGCCCTTGGCGGTGACGACGCCGATGCCGATGGCGGGCTTGCCTTCCTGGCGAACGATGAAGCTCGGCGGATCGACATAGCCATGGGTGACGGTGGCGATGTCGCCGAGGCGGAAGACGCGTCCGTTGCTCTCGACCGGCGTCTCGGCCACGGCCTTGGCGCCGTCGAGCGCGCCGGTAACGCGCAGCGGCACGCGCTGCGACGATGTCTCGACCGTGCCGGCCGGCGTCACGTTGTTCTGCTTGGCGAGCGAATCGAACAGCGCCTGCGGCGTGATGCCGAGGGTGGCGAGCTTGGCATGGCTGAACTCGACGAAGATGCGCTCATCCTGGTTGCCGTAGACGTCGACCTTGGTCACGCCGGACACCTTCAGCAGGCGCTGGCGGAAGCCCTCGGAGACCTTCTTGAGCTGGGCGTAATCGGCGCCGTCGCCGGTCATCATGTAGAGGATGGAGTCTACGTCGGAGAACTCGTCGTTGACGACGGGCCCGAGGATGCCGGACGGCAGCTGGCCCTGCACGTCGACCAGCTTCTTGCGCAGCAGGTAGAAGAGATAGGGCACGTCCTTCGGCGGCGTCGAGTCGCGGAAGGTGACCTGAAGCGCGGTGAAGCCAGGCTTCGAATAGGTCTGCACCTTCTCGAAATAGGGCAGCTCCTGGATCTTCTTCTCGATGGGATCGGCGACCTGGGTCTGCATTTCCTGCGCGGTCGCGCCCGGCCACATCACGGAGACGTTGACCACCTTCACCGTGAAGAACGGATCCTCGGCGCGGCCGAGCTTCTCATAGGAGAAGAACCCGGCGACACCGAGTATGATCATCAGGAACAGAACCAGCGTCGGATGGCTGACGGCCCAGGCCGAAAGGTTGAAGCGCTTCATCGCACTCTCCGAAAGACGATCCAATTGAAAACGACAGCCACTCTTTTCAAACCGTCATCGCGAGGCAGCGAAGCAACCCAGGGGGCTGGGCAAGTTCTGGATCGCTTCGCCGCTTCAGCCCCAGCATTTGCGCTTGGGCCGAAACTCTCCTCGCAACGACGTAACTCACTTCCCACGTCGTTCCGGGATGGTCCGAAGGACCAGACCCGGAACCTCGAGATTCCGGGTTCGCCCCTCGGGGCGCCCCGGAATGACAGAAGTTAAAAGGACAGTGACGACACGATCCGCACCCTCTGGCCCGGATCGAGCTTCTGCACGCCGAGGGCGACGATCTTGGCGCCCTCTTCGACACCACTGGTGATGACGACGTCGTTGCTCTCGTAGGACTTCACCACGACCGGCTTCAGCGTGACCGCACCGTTGTCGTCGACGACGTAGAAGGACGGCTTGCCGCCTTCGTTGAACAGCGCCGACAACGGCAGCCGTGCCACACGCTCGGTCGCGGCATCCGACAGCGTCAGCGTCGCAGTCATGCCGAGCGCAACCTTGTCGTCGGCTTCGGGCAGCGAGAACTTCGCAAGATAGGTACGCGTGGCCGGATCGGCGGCCGGCGCGATCTCGCGGAGCTTCGCCGCGTACTTCTTGTCCGGCTCCGACCAAAGAGTGACGCTGGCGGCGCCCGACTTGGCGCGTCCGACCAGCGTCTCAGGGATCGCGACGACCGCTTCCTTTTCGGCAAAGCGGGCGACGCGGATCGAAGCCTGGCCCGCGGCGACCACCTGGCCGGGCTCGATCAGCGTTGCGGTGACGACGCCACGGGCGTCGGCGTTGAGCGTCGCGTAGGAAAGGGAATTCTTGGTCAGCTCGACCGAGCGGACGGCGCGGTCGAGACGCGCGCGGGCCTCATCGGCGGCGGCGCGGCTCGAATCCATCTGCGCATCCGTGGTCCAGCCCTTGGCCTTCAGATCCTTGGCGCGCTGCTCGGCCGCGGCGGCCTGGGCCAGCACGCCGGTCGCGGCGGTCTGCTCGGCGATGGCCTGCTCGGCCTGGAGCTTCAGGTCGACCTCATCAAGGGTCGCCAGCGGCTGGCCGATTTCGACGGTCTGGCCGACTTCAACCAGACGCTTTGCGACCTTGCCTGCGACGCGGAAGCCGAGGTCACTCTCGATCCGCGGCCTGACGGTGCCGACGAAGCTGCGCTCGGGCGTCTCGGCGTCGTAATGGGCGGTTGCGACCAGAACCGGCCGCGGCGGCTCGGCCTTCTCAGCGACGGTGTCATTGCACCCGGCCAGCGAAACCGCCATCAGAGCCAGTGACGCTCCTGCCAAGAGCCTGGAATAGCTCGATAAAATCGACCTGACGAACATCGAGGGACACTCCTGCGGCTGCAATGAGAGGAATGTCGACTAATCACTGATAAAAGTCAATAATCGTCAGTCATCAGGAATGCGTGATCGTTAAGAGGTGGTAAGGATTGGGAGGGCCGCTATCAGGAAGGTGTTGCCATAGGGTGGGCAAAGCGACTTGTCCGCCGAAGCCCAGAGGGCGAAGGCGGAAGGGTGCCCACCAGACAGGTCACAATAAGGAAAGATGGTGGGCACGGCGCGCACAGGGCGCGCCACCCTACAAGGCTACGGAGTCGGGCGGCTCTACCGCCCCTGCTCCGCGAACTCGTGCTTGCTGTCGTGGCGGCCGACGAAGACCAGAATGCCGGCGATCAGCGGCAGCACGGCGAGCACGAGCAGGCCGGTCGAGGTCTGGCCGGTCGCTTCCTTGACCCAGCCGATCAGGTAAGGCCCGCCAAAGCCTGCGAGATTGCCGATCGAGTTGATCAGGGCGATGGCGCCGGCGGCCGCCGTGCCGGAGAGCCAGGCGGTCGGCAGGGTCCAGAACACGCCGAAGCAGCAGAACACGCCGATCGCGGCCACCGTCAGCACCACCATCGTCATGGTGGGGTCGGTGAGATAGGAGGAGATGGCGAGCGCGACGGCGGTGAGCAGCAGCGGCGCACCGACATGCATGACGCGCTCGCGCGTCGCATCCGAATGCCGCGCCCACAGGATCATCGCGATGGTGCCGAACAGGTACGGGATCGCGGTGACGAAGCCGGTCTGCGCGTTGGTGAGGCCGAACGCCTTGACGATCTGCGGCAGCCAGAACTGCATGCCGTAGAGCGCACCGACGAAACCGAAATAGATCAGGCTGAGCGCGATCACCTTCGGCGAGGACAGCGCTTCGCCGAGCGACAGATGCTTCACCGCCTGCTTGGCCGCGATTTCGGAATCGAGCTTGCCCTTCAGCCAGGCCTTCTGCTCGGCCGAGAGCCAGTCCGCCTTCTCCGGCTTGTCGGTGAGGTAGAACCAGGTGACGATGCCGAGCAGCACGGAGGGAATGCCCTCGATGATGAACAGCCACTGCCAGCCCTTCAGCCCCATGATGCCATCGAGGCCGAGCAGCAGGCCTGAGATCGGTGCGCCGATCACGGTCGAGACCGGCACGGCGATGGCGAAGGCCGCGAGGAAGCGGGCGCGATATTCGGCCGGATACCAATAGGTGAGATAGAGGATGATGCCGGGGAAGAAACCGGCCTCGGCGACGCCGAGCAGGAACCGCAGCACATAGAAGCTCGTGACGCCGCTCGTGAGCGCCATCAGCGCCGAGATGATGCCCCAGGTCACCATGATGCGGGCGATCCAGCGGCTCGCGCCGAATTTTTCCAGCGCGAGGTTGCTCGGCACCTCGAAGATGAAGTAGCCGATGAAGAAGATGCCGGCGCCCCAGGAGAAGATCAGCGGCGTGAATTTCAGCTCGGCATTCATGGTCAGCGCGGCGAAGCCGAGATTGACGCGGTCGAGATAGGAGAAGAAGTAGGCCAGCACCAGGAACGGAATCAGGCGCCAGGAGATGGCGCGGATGGTCGAGGTCTCGATTTCGCTCTTGCTGGCGTTGGCGCCGCCGGCGGCACCGGCATAGGTGGTGGTCTGGCTCATGGCTTCCCCCGGGTTGTTGCTTTTCTAGGGCTGGGTGGCGGTTTTGAGCATCGCGGGCAAAGAGTCAATGGAGCGAGTAATGCATGGGACGCAGCCGGATAAACCCATTGCGCGGCCACGGACATCGCTGATCCGCGCCGCCGTCGCGTTTGCGGTGATCATCTGCGGGCTCTCCCTGCGCTGGTACGGCTTTCCACTCGGCCTGCCCGCCTTCGTTGTGAAGTACGGCGGCTCGCTGCTGTGGGCGACCATGGTGTTTCTGCTGGTCGGGGTGTTGCTGCCGCGGCTGACCCGAAGCCAACTCGCGGCGATCGCGCTGACGATCGCGCTCGCCGTAGAGTTCTCCCGGCTGGTGCATACGCCATGGCTCGATGCATTCCGGCTGACGACGGCCGGCGCACTGCTGCTGGGGCGGATTTTTTCGCTGTGGAATCTAGTGGCTTATGCGGTGGGGATTGCGTTTGGCCTTTGGATCGATCGGCTCGCCGAGAAGCGTGGTCTCGTAGGGTGGGCAAAGGCGCCCTAGCGCCGTGCCCACCATTTCCCCTTTACGCGCGGCGATGGTGGGCACGCTTCGCTTTGCCCACCCTACGAGACCGTCGAGCGATCAGCCTTCACTCCGCCAGTTGAAACCGCTCGAAGCGATCGAGCTCATCCTCGATCACGCGCTTGAGCTCCTTGCGCCCTGCCGTCTTCTTTCCCTGCCCGACCCAGGTCCATTTCTGCATCAACAGCTTCTTCGTCTGCCGATCCGTCTTCAGGTCGAGCGCGGCGACGATCTCGTCGCCGACCAGGACCGGCAGCGCGAAATAGCCGAGCTTGCGCTTGGCCTTCGGCACATAGGCCTCGAACAGATGGTTGTAGCCGAAGATGAGATTGGTGCGCTTGCGCTGGATGATCAGGGGATCGAACGGCGAGAGGATGTGGACGAGATCGGGCGGCACCTCGCCGTTCGCCTCCAGCAACGCGGGCGATGCCCAATGCTCCTGCTTGCCGGCGCGCTCGAGCGCGATCGGCACGAGCTCGCCGCGGCGGACGCGCGAGGCGATCAGGCCGGTGACCGCCTTCTTGCGCGGCGCATCGAGATGGCAGATCGAATCCAGGCTCACCACACCTTGCGAGCGCAGCGCGCGGTCGAGCAGATAGGCCGTGATCTCCTTCGCCGTCGCGGGCTTCGGCAGTGTGTCCCAGCCGAAATGGCGCGTCATCAACTCATAGGTCTTGAGCATGCCCTGGCGTGCGCTGATGGTCACGGCGCCGGTATAGAAGGCGAGCTGCAGGGCCCGCTTCGAGGGTTTTCGGCTCTGCCACAGATGCTCCTTCTCCGTGAGCACGTCGTCCTCGATGTCGCGGATCGTCAGCGGCCCGGCGCGCACCAGGCGCATGACCTTACGCGTGTCGGCCGACTTCACCGAGGCGAACCATTTGTGCCCTTCGCGCCGGTGCTCGCGCATCGCCGGCAGGAAGAAGCGGAAGTCGTTCGCCGGCACGTAAGAAAGTGCATGCGTCCAGTATTCGAACACGCTTCGGTCGACGCTCTGGGCATGGCGCAGGTCGGCGCGCCGGTAGGACGGGATACGGCTGAACAGGATGTGGTGGTGGCAGCGCTCGATCACATTGATGGTGTCGATCTGCACATAGCCGAGATGAGCGACCGCGTCCGCGACGGCCTGCGCGCCATCGCCGAACGGCGCGCGCTCGTGCAGCCGCTGGGCGCGCAGCCAGATCTGCCGTGCCTGTGTCGTCGAGAGGGGGAGAGGTTTCGGGGCGCCGGACATTGCGGAAGCAATGTAGCGGGATTCGCGCCGAGGCAAAGCGGCGGGCTCACGAAAAAGCCGCGCTGCCAGCTGCTGACAGCGCGGCCGGAACGTGCAGTTCGGCGGGAAGCCCTTACTTCATCGCCATCGCCTTCTCAGCGCTCATGTAGTGCTTGCAGGCGCCCGGCATGTTGCCTTTGCTCATCTCCGAATTGGCCGAGGCCATCGACTTCCTCGCAGCGACCTTGCTCGGCGTGTCTTCGCCGCCTAGTCCGGTAAGTAGCTTCGCCATGTTCGCACTGGTGCACGCCATCTTGGCGGCGGATGCGGGAGATAGAGCAAGTGCAACGAATGCTGCTGCGAGCAACAGGGTCTTCATCCAGTTTTCTCCTCCGGAAAACGAAACCGGCGCCGTGCCGGCCTACGCGGGATCCATCTTTCCGGGATCGCGCTCCGCAGAGAAGAGTATTTCGCGCGCGCTAGCGTGCGGCTTTTGGGCGCTCCCCGACGCTGCCGGTCGCCATATCGGGTTCACACGACGCCCTGCCACGCCCCTCCGACTGGCAGCGATAGACGCTGCCGGTGAGACGATCGACGAGCCACATGTTCTCCTCGGTCGGCCCTTCCAGGCCGACATAGCGGGAGGTCAGCCCCGTAATCAGCGTCGACAGCAGGATCGCGACCGCGATCATCGCCGCGCCGATATAGATGGACATGGAACTCAGGGACACTGTCCGATCCGGCGGGCCGCTGCGATACTGGTAGTCACGCTGGTAGTCGCTTGGCCTCGGCACTGGATGGAACTCGGCTCCCCTCGCTCGCGAATGGCGATCAAAGGTCTGCTAGGCGGTCATCTGGCCGATTTCTTGTTCGCCAGCGGGCCATGCCGCGACGGCGTTGCGATAATCGATGTGCACAGGTTTCCGGAACAGATTGGCGGCCCGAACCGGGCCGCCTTCTTGCTTGCGCTCAGCGACGGCCGAACAACCCGCCCATCATACCGCCGAGCAAACCACCGGGGCCGCCCATCGGACCACCACCACCGCCACCGCTATAATGGCGCCGGCCGCTGCCGCCTTGGGAACGGCGACGCGCCGGCCCGTCGTCTGCCTGTTCGGAGGAGGCCGCGCTGGTCGAGACAATCTCCGACAGCAGAGCCTTGTGCTGGAGCTTGTTGAGATAACCGGTAGCGGGATAGCCGCGCGCAGCCTGCCACCGCCTCATCACGGAACGGGTCTCCTCGTCGAACTTGCCCGTTGCCTTGACGTCGAAGCCGAGCCCGGTGAGGCGGCGCTGCACGTCGCGGCGCTGGCCCTTGTCCAGGCCGATCTGGTCTTCAGACACCTGGCTGGCTTCTTCCGTAAAGGTCGCGGGATCGATCCCGGCCGACAGGTTGCGGGTGGTGTTGGATGGACCATCCTGCAACGCCGCGATGCGGGCGAGCGCGATCGATTTGAACGTGCCGTTGGGATAGCTGGTGAGATAGGCGTTGAGCTCCTCGATCTTGTTGGAGTCCTTGATCGAACGCCAGAACTCGAGCTCGACGTCGGAGCCCTGCTTGCCCGCGGCCAACACCGGTGCCGTATCGGTCGTGGCCACAGCCGGCACGCCAACCGGATTGAGATAGACGTTGCCCGTAAGGTTGGTGTGACCCCAGGGCAATTGGCCCTTGCTGGTCTCGTCACTGACCTGGGCGCGGACCTTGGTCATCGCCTGCTGGATCTCGATCCCGGGCTGGGCAATGTTGGCGACGAGCGCACGGGTGAACGGGCTGTTGGTGCCCGCCTCGCCATCGAGCGCGGTCTGACCGGGGCCCGTGGCAAAGGCAATCAGCGTGCCCTCCCCCGACTTCATCTCGGCAAGACCGGTCTGGACGTTGACCGAGCGGGTGGCCTTGGCCGAGCGGATCTTTGCCGCGAACGGATTGTCACGGCAGGCGTCCAGGAACACGAGCTTCACCTTCGCGTCCGACATGGTCTGATCGAGCGTGAGGTCGACATTGATCGCCGCGCCCAGCTTGACGTCCATCTCGGATTTCAGGTCAGCATCGACCGGCAACAAATAGTTGACGCCGTTCACGGCAATCCCGTGGCCGGCATAGAAGAACACCGCGACATCGGCGCCCTCGCTCTTCTTGCCGAACTCCAGAAGCTTTGCAGTCATCGCGTCGCGGGTGAGGTTGGCTCCCTCGACGACATCGAAGCCGACATTGCGCAGCACCCTGGCCATCGCCTTGGAATCGATCGCGGGGTTGGGAAGCTGCGGGACGTTCTTGTAGGCGGCATTGCCGACCACGAAGGCGACGCGCTTGTCCGCGAAGGCCGCGTTGCCGCTGACAATGAATGCTGCGATTGAAATTGCTGCGATCAAGAAGCGCATGATCATTCTCCCCTGATCCAAACTTCTTCGCTGCCATCGCATCGGCCTGAGCCGATCCGATGAGAGCAATCTGATCCAGTTCACGAGAACGCACTGTGATCTGGATCACCCGGGGATTTCTGTTGCTCGAACCGAGCTGAGAGACGCTGCGACCACACTTTTCGGGCTGCTGACGCAGCGGGCAATATCGGCTGGTGACGAGCAATAACGGAAAGATTGTACCCGCCGGGGCCGCGAGTCCAGCAAGTATTGGAGCTCGTCCGAGAAGACGAGATAAATGAGCATTCTGCTCTCGGTGCCGAATGAGGCAGGCTTCTTCCCGGTGGTAGGGCGTTGCCACTAAACTCGACCTGCCCCGGATGCCGATTGGCTCCGGCCCTGAGATACAGGAAAGGAATGTGACCCGCATCACATCGGGGTATTTGAACCTCCCCTAGGCTCGCAGCATCAAATCGCCATCAGGCGTTACAGCGAGGATACGACAATGACCCATTTCAATAAGTACTTTGGACTGAAGGCGATCACTCTCTCCGCCGCGCTATCGATGACGGCAGGCCTGGCCCTGGCCGGCGACGGCAACGTCTCCGCGGGCCAGATCCTGGATGCACTGAAGCCGAAGCCAGTGACCCGCGGCTTGTCCGTCGGGCCGCAGGCCGATACCGCCGCGCAGGCCAAGGAATCGACCTTCCTGAACACCGTGCGCAACCGCTCGACCCGGTCGCTCTCGATCGGCGAGCGCGAGCAGATCGCCGAGCTTGCGGCGACCAAGCCGAAGATCGATCTGGAGATCCAGTTCGACTACAACTCGGCCGACATCGCCAAGACGTCGGTGGCATCGGTGCAGGCCCTCGGCAAGGCCCTGTCCGATCCGGCGCTGAAGGGCTCGACCTTCGTGGTCGCCGGCCACACCGACGCCACAGGCGGCGAAGAGTACAATCAAGGGCTCTCCGAGCGGCGCGCCGACACCATCAAGAAGTACCTGGTGCAGAACTACGGTCTCAACGGCACCGATCTCGTCACCGTCGGCTACGGCGAGACCAAGCTGAAGGATACTGCCAACGGCGCCGACCCGATCAACCGCCGCGTCCAGGTCGTGAACATGGACACCAAGACCGCGTCGAAGTGATCTCCAGGTCTTTGCTCCACGAAGCACGCCGCCTGCCGCCCCCGGCAGGCGGCGCTGTCATATCCAGCTCTGGAACAGCATCAGCTTGCCGAAGGTTCGCATGGAAGTGCCGATGAAGGCCGCGGAGATCGGCAGCATGATCGCAAAGCCGATTGCGGCGACGCCGACATAGGCCCACAGCAGCCAACGCGGCAGCCCCTCCAGGCGCAGCACATAGACCAGTGCAAGCGACGCTGTGGTCGCGGCCGGCAGGTAATAGTAGAGGAAACCCAGCGTACGCGGCAGCAACGCCCAGGCGAGCCAGGGGCCGAAATAGAACGCCGCGATCAGGAATGCATCCCAGCGCCGCGCGACGATGAAATCACGCAGCACGACAGCGAGCGCGAGCAGCGCCGGCCAGGCCACCAGCGGATTGCCGAGGAAGACGATCGCGGCGATGTTGTCCTCCG
This genomic stretch from Bradyrhizobium sp. CCGB12 harbors:
- a CDS encoding DUF2809 domain-containing protein, yielding MHGTQPDKPIARPRTSLIRAAVAFAVIICGLSLRWYGFPLGLPAFVVKYGGSLLWATMVFLLVGVLLPRLTRSQLAAIALTIALAVEFSRLVHTPWLDAFRLTTAGALLLGRIFSLWNLVAYAVGIAFGLWIDRLAEKRGLVGWAKAP
- a CDS encoding winged helix-turn-helix domain-containing protein produces the protein MSGAPKPLPLSTTQARQIWLRAQRLHERAPFGDGAQAVADAVAHLGYVQIDTINVIERCHHHILFSRIPSYRRADLRHAQSVDRSVFEYWTHALSYVPANDFRFFLPAMREHRREGHKWFASVKSADTRKVMRLVRAGPLTIRDIEDDVLTEKEHLWQSRKPSKRALQLAFYTGAVTISARQGMLKTYELMTRHFGWDTLPKPATAKEITAYLLDRALRSQGVVSLDSICHLDAPRKKAVTGLIASRVRRGELVPIALERAGKQEHWASPALLEANGEVPPDLVHILSPFDPLIIQRKRTNLIFGYNHLFEAYVPKAKRKLGYFALPVLVGDEIVAALDLKTDRQTKKLLMQKWTWVGQGKKTAGRKELKRVIEDELDRFERFQLAE
- a CDS encoding caspase family protein, giving the protein MRFLIAAISIAAFIVSGNAAFADKRVAFVVGNAAYKNVPQLPNPAIDSKAMARVLRNVGFDVVEGANLTRDAMTAKLLEFGKKSEGADVAVFFYAGHGIAVNGVNYLLPVDADLKSEMDVKLGAAINVDLTLDQTMSDAKVKLVFLDACRDNPFAAKIRSAKATRSVNVQTGLAEMKSGEGTLIAFATGPGQTALDGEAGTNSPFTRALVANIAQPGIEIQQAMTKVRAQVSDETSKGQLPWGHTNLTGNVYLNPVGVPAVATTDTAPVLAAGKQGSDVELEFWRSIKDSNKIEELNAYLTSYPNGTFKSIALARIAALQDGPSNTTRNLSAGIDPATFTEEASQVSEDQIGLDKGQRRDVQRRLTGLGFDVKATGKFDEETRSVMRRWQAARGYPATGYLNKLQHKALLSEIVSTSAASSEQADDGPARRRSQGGSGRRHYSGGGGGGPMGGPGGLLGGMMGGLFGRR
- a CDS encoding MFS transporter → MSQTTTYAGAAGGANASKSEIETSTIRAISWRLIPFLVLAYFFSYLDRVNLGFAALTMNAELKFTPLIFSWGAGIFFIGYFIFEVPSNLALEKFGASRWIARIMVTWGIISALMALTSGVTSFYVLRFLLGVAEAGFFPGIILYLTYWYPAEYRARFLAAFAIAVPVSTVIGAPISGLLLGLDGIMGLKGWQWLFIIEGIPSVLLGIVTWFYLTDKPEKADWLSAEQKAWLKGKLDSEIAAKQAVKHLSLGEALSSPKVIALSLIYFGFVGALYGMQFWLPQIVKAFGLTNAQTGFVTAIPYLFGTIAMILWARHSDATRERVMHVGAPLLLTAVALAISSYLTDPTMTMVVLTVAAIGVFCCFGVFWTLPTAWLSGTAAAGAIALINSIGNLAGFGGPYLIGWVKEATGQTSTGLLVLAVLPLIAGILVFVGRHDSKHEFAEQGR
- a CDS encoding OmpA family protein — encoded protein: MTHFNKYFGLKAITLSAALSMTAGLALAGDGNVSAGQILDALKPKPVTRGLSVGPQADTAAQAKESTFLNTVRNRSTRSLSIGEREQIAELAATKPKIDLEIQFDYNSADIAKTSVASVQALGKALSDPALKGSTFVVAGHTDATGGEEYNQGLSERRADTIKKYLVQNYGLNGTDLVTVGYGETKLKDTANGADPINRRVQVVNMDTKTASK